A stretch of DNA from Desulfovibrio gilichinskyi:
TCTATTCGCAGATCACCCTCAGTGAACATTTCAGGGTATTTTGTATAATCTTCATTTCTGATACGTGCGAGTTTTATAATTTTGGGAGCGATTCTATTAGCCATAAAAGTTGAAATCAAATTAATTTCATCTTTATCTGTCACAGCCAGAAAAATATCAGCATCAAGAACTCCAGCCCGCTCTAATATTTCAGGATTTGAACCTGATCCAAGTATCGTTTGAACATCCAAGGTATCAGCAACTTTGCTTAAGGCTTTGGAGTCTTTGTCAATAACAACAACTTCCTTACTTTCACCGGAAAGTCGCCTGGCAACATTGAATCCAACTTCTCCGGCTCCAACGATTATAACCCTCAAAAGTAACTCCTCATGTGAAATCCAATACAGCTGAAAATCAAAAATAACTGCCGCTAATAACTGAAATTAATATTTGTTTTTGATACCGCAAAGATAATAAAATTACTATCGACTTTTTATATAAAAAGTAAACAGATTTGAGTTAAAAAAAAAGTCCGTCGCAATATGCGACGGACTAAATATTTCAATGCAAAAACAGTATCTTGTAAAACTATGCCATCTTATTCACGGCAGCGTGAAGGCGAGAAATTTTACGTGATGCTGCGCGAGCATGAATGACTTTCTTAGTAGCAGCGGCATCAAGAACGGATGTAGCTTTACGAAGAGCTGTTGCTGCAAGTTCAGTATCGTTTGCGTCAACTGCTGCGCGTACTTCTTTTACAACGTTTTTGATACGAGTACGTACCATGTTGTTGCGTGAGTTACGAACGAGGCTCTGACGGTGTCTTTTGAGTGCGGACTTATGATTAGCCAAGGTATTTCTCCTGTATCTTAAATTTGTATTTCTTTCTCCGGACAGCCGGAGTTACGTTCAAACAAAATGGGTCTCTAACTAAAATAAGCCGTTATTGTCAAGCATTAAAATATTCTTGGATCAAAAAATATAATAAAAACTCGTTAAAATAACAAACCTATTTATTAAGAAACCTTTTTAAACTTGAAGAGCACTAAAATCAGCCAATCTACTTAGTCTGTCTACCAGAGCCTTAAGAAGATTTAAGCGATTAATTTTTAATGATTCATCATCACTGATAACCATTACGTTATCAAAAAAGTCATCCACAAAAGGTCTCAATTCATCAAGTATTCCAATGAGTTTTGTGAAATCATCATTTCCCCACAGTTCTTCGAATCTGGCAGCAGTATCATCAAGCTTTGCAGCAAGAGCTTTTTCCTGAGGTTCAATCAGTTTTTCAACTTCATAACCGCCAGTCAAAATTATTCCTGCTTCACTGCCCTGTTTTCTGATAATGTTCGATGCTCGTTTAAAAGTAAGCACCGACTGCTCAAATCCATCTTTTTTTGCAAATTCAGATAAAGCTTCAACTCTAGCTTTTAAAGCATTAACATCTCTGAATCCAGCACCTAAAGCAGCGTCAACAACTCTTGTTTCGTAACCTGTTCCAGTAAAGTAGGCACGAAGTCTGCTTGAAACAAATTCTCCGAGTTTCTCAAGAATTTCTGCTTTATCAAGTTTCCACTTAATATCCTTTGAATAACCGTCATAAGCCATGTCGAAGATTTCGAGGATGTCGACACTTAATTTGAATTCAAGGATCATCCGAATAATACCAAGGGCAGCGCGCCTGAGAGCGTAGGCATCGTTAGCACCGGTAGGTATTTTATTTAATCCGAAGCAACCGACTAGAGTATCGGCTTTATCGGTAATGGATATTATAGCTCCACCAATTGTAGAAGGTATAGGACTTTCTGGTCCTGCAGGTAAATATTGTTCGCTGATAGCTTTGCAGACAACTTCCTCTTCGCCTTTCTTCAAAGCGTAGATTCCGCCCATCAGACCTTGCAACTTGTCAAATTCATTAACCATTTCAGAAACTAAATCTGCCTTGGCAAGTCTTCCGGCACGGGCCATTTCTGTCTGCAAATCAGGATCGACTTTGCCGGCAATCAATGCAGCCAGATTTTCCATCCTGCGTGATTTATCGCCCATTGTTCCCAAAGGTCCAAGAAATACAACATGTTCAAGTTTTTCCAGCCAGAAGCTAAGTTCAGTACCTAGATCTTTAGCCCAGAAAAAACGCGCATCTTCAAGTCTTGCTTTAAGAACTTTTTCCCACCCTTTGCGTACTAAATCTATATCCTTAGGAATAAGATTTAAGGTGCATAGAAAATGAGGGAGCAGGCTTCCGTCAGATTTTTCAATACCAAAACATTTTTGATGACTTTCCATGCTGGTCAGTAAAACTTCTTTAGGAAGTTCAAGGAAAGATTTATCAAAATTTCCAATGATCGGCATAGGAAGTTCAACGAGGTTGCTGACTTCTTCCAGCAGACTTTCTTTCCAGACAACAGTACCGCTTAGTTCAGACGCAAGTTTATTACCTTCTGAACGAACAAATTCTCCACGTACTTCCGGTGAAATAATTACGGAACAATTCTGTTCAATAATATTAAAATAGTCAGAAGCAGAAGTTACATTCCACGGACCTGCGCCCATAACACGATGACCGTGGGTCTGACGCCCTGCAGTCAGACCTGCCAGCTCAAAATCAATGACCTGGTCACCGCAAAGGCATAAAAGCCAGCGAAGCGGTCTTGCAAAAGCGAAGTCGAGGCTGCCCCACTTCATCTTTTTGGGAAATGAAAGTTTTTTAATTGCTGTAACACATATTTCAGGAAGAATTGAGACAGTTGCAGATCCGCCGACTGTTTTTTTAGCCCCGAGATAGTCACCTTTATCAGTTTTAATGATATAAATATCTTCCAGGGTGATGCCTTGAGACTTCGCAAAACCTTCACAGGCTTTAGTAGGTTTTCCATCTGCATCGTAAGCGATTCTGGCTGGAGGTCCTGAAACTTCCTCTTCAACTTTTCGCTGATCAAGCGCTATATCAGTCACAAAAACACTGAGTCTGCGCGGAGTTGCAAAAGCGGAAATTTTTGCAAAATCAATCAACTGCTCATTTAGCAAATCATTGAATATTATTTTGATATCCTCGCCCAGACGTGGAACAAAACGGGCGGGCATTTCTTCAATACCTATTTCGAGAATAAAATCGGCCATATCTAATTCCGTTTTTTTTAATCGTTTTCAAGCATGGGGTAATTCAACTCAGCACGCTGTTCCGAATAAAGTCTGGCTGCTGCTGAAGCAAGATTACGCACTCTGCCTATATAGGTTGCCCGTTCGGTAATAGATATCGCCCCGCGAGCATCAAGCAAATTAAAAGTATGAGAACACTTCAGGCAGTAGTCATATGCAGGACGAGGAAGTTTTTCTTCGCACAGTCTCAAACTTTCTGCTTCATATTTATTAAAGAGGTCAAGAAGCATATCAGCGTCGCTGAGTTCAAAATTATATTTTGAATTCTCAACTTCGTTTTGATGGAATATCTGGCCATAAGTGACTTTATCATTCCACATAAGGTCATAAACAGATTCTTTACCCTGCAAATACATGCAAAGTCTTTCGAGACCGTATGTAATTTCAACAGAAACAGGGCTCAGATCTATCCCGCCAACCTGCTGGAAATAGGTAAACTGAGTAACTTCCATTCCGTTAAGCCAAACTTCCCAGCCGAGTCCCCAAGCTCCAAGAGTAGGAGATTCCCAGTCATCTTCTACAAATCTGATATCATGGGCAGCGGCATCTAAACCGAGAGCTTCGAGGCTCTTGAGGTAGAGATCCTGCACATTATCAGGAGAAGGTTTTAAAATAACCTGAAATTGAAAGTAATGCTGAAGCCTATTTGGATTTTCTCCATAACGGCCATCTGTCGGACGGCGTGATGGTTCAACATAAGCAGCATTCCAGGGTTCAGGTCCGATAACTCTGAAAAAAGTTGAAGGGTTGAAAGTTCCTGCCCCTACCTCAATATCGAGTGGCTGAACCAAGCAACAACCGTAATCAGACCAATATTTTTGCAACGTAAGTATAACATTCTGAAAATTCATTAAATTCCTCGCATCTAGAAAAAAACCAAACTTTCTATAGAGTCATTTTTCATATACTCACTATAAAGAATAATATAAAAAATGTCCGACTTCTAAACGATTAATAGCAGAAAGATTTTAGACAATTTCAAGAGTTTTTACTTGAAATAAGCCTCAAAATTAAACTTAATATCTCAAGCGGCACACGACCATGATAAACATTAAGCTTCATTAAATTTTCCGGTACCCACTATCTTCCCAAACCAGCCCCATATGATAAGCCATAAATTTATCCATTACAGAAAAACATTCCTGTCTCACTTCATATGGCAGGCTGAGAGTTACCCAGTTAGAAGGGCCTGTGTCCTGAATCCATGCCAAAGTCCGGATGGTTCCGGCTCCGACTGAATCTCCGCTCCTCCCTTTGTCACACTCTGAGCAGACGATAACACCTCTCTCAATGTCAAAAACAACCGGCTTCGCGCTGAAAAGAGGTTTGCCGCATCCTGAGCAAATTGTAAAGTCAGGATTGTATCCTTGTTCAAATGCAACCTTAGCTCTGAAAAACAAAGGGAAAAAATCATCGGGTTCAGAGTTTTCAATAACCTCCAAAGTTTCAGATAAAAGGTCAAAAACTCTGCGGCTGCTTTCTTTCTCTGTTCCGGCTGATTCAATAAATTTTAAACAGTTTGCAGCAAGTCCGGTTTTTCGCAGATTAGTTCTTATTTCCGGGTAACTCTTCATGAGACTGCCTTCTTTAAGAACTTGATACGCTCCACTCTTGTTGCTTTCGATTTTAAATAAAACTTGTGAAAAAACCTCTAAACATCCCCCAAATCTTTTTCTGCTTCTGCTTCCGCCAAACGCGAAAGCTGTTTGAACTCCGTGTGAAGCAGACAAAAATTTAACCCAAAGATCGTTCTCTTTAAATTTTCCTGTCTTAAGAATTAAAACTTTATCAGTTGTTTCCATATACTAGATGCGGAATTTCCTACTCGGAAATCGGAAACTCAAGAGTTTTAACTTTTCCCTTTGCGGCATTAAGAACTATCGGTTTGCCATCAGAAATAAGATTTACTCCACCGGCATTACCGAATTTTATTTTAAGGTTATTTACGTAGGGTAAGGAAACTGTTTCATTTTCCTGCAGAACATATTCCTTAGAAGTTCCGTCACTGGTAGCTTCCAACCAGCAAGATTCACCGGGCTTAGCGGTAATTACAACAGTATTTTTCACTATCGATTGAGCTTCAGTTTTCGGTGAGATTACCGGAGCAGCTTTTTTATCTTCAACTGGAGCAATCTCTTTATTTGAATCTGCTACCTGAGCTTCAGTTTGTGTCTCTCCAGCAGAGTATTCTGCTGGAACTTCTTTTGAAATATCTTCATTTTTTTCTTGAAGAGATTCCATATTGTGAGCATCAGTATTCACAATCTCTTTCGATTCATCAGTCACAACAACTTCTGATTTTTGGGATTTTCCAAAATTTAACAAGGAGCTGCCGTTGAGATAATAAACAAGACCTGCAAGAACAACCACTAGAATAATAATTAAAAAAATTGATGACTTAGATGAACTGGAGGGTATGTCAGAATAATTATTTTGAGATAAGCTGTTATCAGCACAAGAATTAATATCCTTTTTCTCATCACCCGGTTCGTCAATACAATAAAATTTTGAAAATTCATTTCCAATTTCTTCTGAGTCAAGGCCAAGCGCTTTTGCGTAGTTTTTTATAAAACCTTTAGCATAGACAGGGTGTGGAAAATCATTCTTATTACCGTCTTCAATCGCATGAACATTCACGCGGCTTAACTTGGTAAGCTCCATCATTTGTTCAACGGTAAGTCCTTGTTGTTCTCTTTCCGCTTTTAATCGGGAACCAAGCTCTTTTAAATCCATAAGTCCCTCATTAATGATAGTCTGGCTATTTTATTTAAATAAATTTTGTTTATTGATTTTGCCATTCAACAACACTTTTTTCAAAACACTACTTAATTTCAATAACTGCTTTTTCTCTCAGCTTATTTATAAAGTCATTGAAAACAGCGTCTTGTTTTTCTCTATAAAGGCGTTCGTAAATTACATCTCTGCTGTCAGCAAATGATTTAGTCGTTTGTTTTTCAAAAGAATCGAGTTTAAGCAAGGCTGACGACTGCTGAACTTTAAAGACCTGACTGATGTCTCCAACTTTAAGTCCATCTAATGCGTCATGCCATGTTTGCGCTAGATCATCCCACTCCAGAACCCCTAAATCTCCACCACTGCCCGCTCCGGGACCAGCAGTATATTTATCTGCGGCCTCTTCAAAAGTCATTTTACCGGAAATAATTTCTTCTCTAATATCATCAGCTGAGACTCCATCAGGGAAAAGTATTAATTTTAAGTGAACACTCTCTTTAACACTGCCTTGGTCGGTCTGAGTGCTGTTCCATACATTTTCAATTTCTTTTTCAGTTACTACAACTTTATTTTTAACTTTGTATGAAACAAGTCTGTGTTTACGAATATCCTTACGCAAAGTTTCTTTAAAATCTTCTAAATTTGTTTTTTGCAATGCAAGCTGGCGTAGAAAGTCTTCGTCAGAAAGATTGCTTGATTCTTTAATTCGGTTGATTTCGCCATCAATATCTTGCTCTGAAACTATGACTTTAAGCTTTTTTGCTTCCTGATCAATGATCATTTCATTAATCATGCGGTCAAGTATCTGGCTTCTTATATTTTTGATCTGTTGTGCATCTGCAGTTGAAATTGATTTTCCGAACTGCTTCATGATTGGGGCCATTTTGTCGTTCATTTCATACAATGTAATTATATCACCGTTAACGACTGCAACAATGCCATCAACTACTTTTTCTTCAGCATTGGCAGTGGTTTCGAACAAACTGATCAATATAATAAAAAAAACAATAATTACACGTTTCAACACATACTCTCCCATAAAATATATAGAGCAGGAATGCTTCGTATCCCGTTTTTAATTTAATCAAGCTGCCGGATTTATTCCTTCGCAAGATTAATAATTCCTCTGCCTAACTAAACTCTTTCACAGAAGTATGCAAGATTAGTAAAAAAACGAATATCTATTCAGCCTTCAGGTTAGCATCTTCCGTAGAAACAGGCTCTTCTGTTTCTTTTTGAGGCAATAATTCTTTGCTGATTTTAATGTCAGATTTCACAATCTTATCCTTGAGCCATAACTCAAATTTATCATCCAGCTTCTGTTCAAGAAGCACTTTTTCAATTGTTGGATAAGCTTGAAGAGGGGTTAATAAAGTGGCATCTTTTTTTTCTTTTAAAATTAAGCAGATAAATTCTTTTTCCTGAGTGATTACAGGGCTGGATTTTCCTATTCCAAGCTTTTGAACAAAAGGCTCCCAAGTGGCCGGCAACTGTCCATTTCTAACCCATATTTCTCTGACAGTAACCTCCTTCAAATTGCTTGATATCTCAGCTGGCGTAAGTCCTTTTCCGAATTCTTCAACCGCTTTAGTGACTAAATCACGGCTGCTTCCTTTGATCATTTCAAATTTGCTACCTGCCTGTATATAAAAATCCGACAGATGCGTGCGGTAATATTCTTCGGCTTCTTTGTAATCAATTTTAATTTCAGGGCGCAGTACCTGGCTGAAAAATTTATCCATTGCCAACTGATACCGCAGCTGTCTGCGCCATGAATTAAGATCAATATATTCTTCTATTAAAATCTGCTCAAATGCATTTCCGGGATAATCAGAACGAACCTGATCTTCAGCTTCTTTCAGTTCTTTATCCGTTACAGGGATATCACGTTCAGCAAGTTCCTGTGAGACAAGTTCCTGCACTATAATATCACCTAAAATTTGACCGTATTCGCTCCTGACCTGATTGACAGAAGGAATAAAACCCGCACTTCCGTCATGAGTTAAATCATATTTATAGTTAAGCTGTGAAAGATAAATAGGTTTCCCATTTACTCTCGCGATAATTCCGGGTTCATCTTTTTTGTTTTGACATCCGAGTAAAAAAATAAATGTCAGCATTAAAATCATAGTTACTTTTTTCATATATAATTCCCGTATGCTATCACTATAGCTTAAAGTTTTTCAACTAACGGTTCTAAGTCCTTACATATTTTGCTAAGGCCAGCGGCTATTTCAATGTCTTTATCAAAACGGATTTCAATACTTGCAGGCGGCTTGAGGCGTGCTGCGTGTTTATCATCAGCAATCCATTCCATCAATTTAGCAGGATCTACAGGATTTCTACTATCTTCCCATGTCAAAACAACTCTGGCAGGGAATAAATCTGCTCGCGTAACTCCGAGGTGTGCTAAATTTCGTTTCAGGTAAAGCACAGTTATAAAATTCTCAACTTCCTCAGGAAAATGTCCAAATCTATCTTTTATTTCTGCGGCAAGTTCTTCGATTCTAGCTTCTGTGTTCGCTGAAGAAAGTGCCCTGTAGTATCTGAGCCGCTCTCTGGCGTCCGGAACATAATCTTCCGGCAGATGCGCTTTGAAAACAAAGTTCATTTCAGGATCCGTTGCAACAGTGCTGTCATCACCTTTAATTCTGCGTACTTCTTCGTCAAGCATTTCCAGAAACAGGTCAAGCCCAACCTTTGCCATCTGTCCTGATTGAACTTCACCAAGGATATTACCTGCTCCGCGCAGTCTTAAATCTTCCATGGCAACTTTAAAACCTGCTCCTAGGTAATCAAGTTGAAGAATTATCTGCATGCGTCGCTTAGCTTTTTCGGATAAAGAATCAAGAGATGAAACTACGAAATATGCATAAGCCTGTCTGGTGCTGCGCCCTACTCTGCCTCGCAACTGGTAAAGCTGTCCAAGCCCGAACATTTGAGCCTGATCTACAATTAAGGTGTTTGCGTTAGGGAAATCGAGGCCTGACTCAATAATTGCGGTGGCAATAAGAATATCTAATTCTTTATGCCAGAATTTATGAATAGTATCTTCCAGATTTTTTTCCGACATCTGACCGTGAGCCATGCCGATTTTTGCATCAGGAGCAAGTTTTTTAACAAATTCAACGACCCGTTCAAGCCCCTGAACTCTGTTATGGACCCAGAAAACCTGGCCGCCTCTCTCCATTTCGCGCTTAATCACAGACGCAAGCAGTACTTCGTCTCGTTCAATCAGAGCTGTTTCAACAGGTTTGCGGTCAACTGGGGGTGTTTCAATGGTACTTAGGCTTCGCACACCGGATAGGGACAGCTGTAAAGTTCGCGGAATCGGTGTTGCCGTCAATGTTAACGCATCAATATTTTTACGCATTTCTTTGATGCGCTCTTTATGTCTCACACCGAAGCGCTGCTCTTCATCAAGAATAAGCAAGCCTAAATTCGGAGCTTCTACATCCTTAGACAAAACTCTATGTGTACCTATAAGAATATCAAGTTGTCCTGAAGAGATCTGTTCAAGAACTCTTTTCTGACTGTTTTTAGTAACAAATCGGCTGAGCATTCCGACTGTTACAGGAAATCCTTCCATACGTTGCAGAAAAGTCTGATAATGCTGTTCTGCCAGAACCGTCGTTGGACACAGCAAAATAACTTGCTTACCATCGAGTACTGCCCGGAATGCAGCTCTTAATGCAACTTCTGTTTTTCCGAACCCGACGTCGCCGCAGACGAGTCTGTCCATAGGTTCAGGGCTTTCCATATCTCTGAAGACATCTTGTATAGCCTTTTCCTGATCCGGAGTTTCTTCGAATCCGAAAGAGCTTTCAAATTCCCAGTACATGTCATTCAGTGGACCATAGGCGTATCCTTTGGCGACTTTT
This window harbors:
- the rpsT gene encoding 30S ribosomal protein S20; protein product: MANHKSALKRHRQSLVRNSRNNMVRTRIKNVVKEVRAAVDANDTELAATALRKATSVLDAAATKKVIHARAASRKISRLHAAVNKMA
- the glyS gene encoding glycine--tRNA ligase subunit beta, whose amino-acid sequence is MADFILEIGIEEMPARFVPRLGEDIKIIFNDLLNEQLIDFAKISAFATPRRLSVFVTDIALDQRKVEEEVSGPPARIAYDADGKPTKACEGFAKSQGITLEDIYIIKTDKGDYLGAKKTVGGSATVSILPEICVTAIKKLSFPKKMKWGSLDFAFARPLRWLLCLCGDQVIDFELAGLTAGRQTHGHRVMGAGPWNVTSASDYFNIIEQNCSVIISPEVRGEFVRSEGNKLASELSGTVVWKESLLEEVSNLVELPMPIIGNFDKSFLELPKEVLLTSMESHQKCFGIEKSDGSLLPHFLCTLNLIPKDIDLVRKGWEKVLKARLEDARFFWAKDLGTELSFWLEKLEHVVFLGPLGTMGDKSRRMENLAALIAGKVDPDLQTEMARAGRLAKADLVSEMVNEFDKLQGLMGGIYALKKGEEEVVCKAISEQYLPAGPESPIPSTIGGAIISITDKADTLVGCFGLNKIPTGANDAYALRRAALGIIRMILEFKLSVDILEIFDMAYDGYSKDIKWKLDKAEILEKLGEFVSSRLRAYFTGTGYETRVVDAALGAGFRDVNALKARVEALSEFAKKDGFEQSVLTFKRASNIIRKQGSEAGIILTGGYEVEKLIEPQEKALAAKLDDTAARFEELWGNDDFTKLIGILDELRPFVDDFFDNVMVISDDESLKINRLNLLKALVDRLSRLADFSALQV
- the glyQ gene encoding glycine--tRNA ligase subunit alpha yields the protein MNFQNVILTLQKYWSDYGCCLVQPLDIEVGAGTFNPSTFFRVIGPEPWNAAYVEPSRRPTDGRYGENPNRLQHYFQFQVILKPSPDNVQDLYLKSLEALGLDAAAHDIRFVEDDWESPTLGAWGLGWEVWLNGMEVTQFTYFQQVGGIDLSPVSVEITYGLERLCMYLQGKESVYDLMWNDKVTYGQIFHQNEVENSKYNFELSDADMLLDLFNKYEAESLRLCEEKLPRPAYDYCLKCSHTFNLLDARGAISITERATYIGRVRNLASAAARLYSEQRAELNYPMLEND
- the recO gene encoding DNA repair protein RecO, translated to METTDKVLILKTGKFKENDLWVKFLSASHGVQTAFAFGGSRSRKRFGGCLEVFSQVLFKIESNKSGAYQVLKEGSLMKSYPEIRTNLRKTGLAANCLKFIESAGTEKESSRRVFDLLSETLEVIENSEPDDFFPLFFRAKVAFEQGYNPDFTICSGCGKPLFSAKPVVFDIERGVIVCSECDKGRSGDSVGAGTIRTLAWIQDTGPSNWVTLSLPYEVRQECFSVMDKFMAYHMGLVWEDSGYRKI
- a CDS encoding helix-turn-helix domain-containing protein, producing the protein MDLKELGSRLKAEREQQGLTVEQMMELTKLSRVNVHAIEDGNKNDFPHPVYAKGFIKNYAKALGLDSEEIGNEFSKFYCIDEPGDEKKDINSCADNSLSQNNYSDIPSSSSKSSIFLIIILVVVLAGLVYYLNGSSLLNFGKSQKSEVVVTDESKEIVNTDAHNMESLQEKNEDISKEVPAEYSAGETQTEAQVADSNKEIAPVEDKKAAPVISPKTEAQSIVKNTVVITAKPGESCWLEATSDGTSKEYVLQENETVSLPYVNNLKIKFGNAGGVNLISDGKPIVLNAAKGKVKTLEFPISE
- a CDS encoding SurA N-terminal domain-containing protein translates to MLKRVIIVFFIILISLFETTANAEEKVVDGIVAVVNGDIITLYEMNDKMAPIMKQFGKSISTADAQQIKNIRSQILDRMINEMIIDQEAKKLKVIVSEQDIDGEINRIKESSNLSDEDFLRQLALQKTNLEDFKETLRKDIRKHRLVSYKVKNKVVVTEKEIENVWNSTQTDQGSVKESVHLKLILFPDGVSADDIREEIISGKMTFEEAADKYTAGPGAGSGGDLGVLEWDDLAQTWHDALDGLKVGDISQVFKVQQSSALLKLDSFEKQTTKSFADSRDVIYERLYREKQDAVFNDFINKLREKAVIEIK
- a CDS encoding SurA N-terminal domain-containing protein, yielding MKKVTMILMLTFIFLLGCQNKKDEPGIIARVNGKPIYLSQLNYKYDLTHDGSAGFIPSVNQVRSEYGQILGDIIVQELVSQELAERDIPVTDKELKEAEDQVRSDYPGNAFEQILIEEYIDLNSWRRQLRYQLAMDKFFSQVLRPEIKIDYKEAEEYYRTHLSDFYIQAGSKFEMIKGSSRDLVTKAVEEFGKGLTPAEISSNLKEVTVREIWVRNGQLPATWEPFVQKLGIGKSSPVITQEKEFICLILKEKKDATLLTPLQAYPTIEKVLLEQKLDDKFELWLKDKIVKSDIKISKELLPQKETEEPVSTEDANLKAE